One Salvia splendens isolate huo1 chromosome 1, SspV2, whole genome shotgun sequence genomic window, cctacgtatcccaattgctcatttgcattagggaatcaaagtccacgtagttctcttaccttacttacctatttggcttggccggcggcggttgacggttggcctaatcttcatccccggagaattcatcttgtgatccctcttgacgatcattccaatcattttcttgttctcggacgtcagctttggcccaatcatcaagtaacatcacggcttccatatttttcgccgagagcttacttcttgattcatccaaattcaaatttcaaattttcaaattttcaaattttcggccgaaccgccggtttaccgcctgaaccggcggttcaaccacaaaaccggcggtttttccacaaaaccggcgggttggtccacgattttccgacacaaaccgccggtttctgacttCACCTAGCCCCTACGCCTGAAAagcttccggaaccggcggaaaccggtcggaaccgccggttcaaaccggcggttttcgcccaaaaccggcgaaccgccggttcataccaatccctactttgaacccctacgaacccctacgaaccctatgccgttcgaccctttgaaccggcggttcgaaccgccgaaccgccggttttgaaccgccggttcacggttcaagatattgccgaacctgaaccggcccttatgACCCTGcgacccttctgccggttcaacccgccggttccgggcccggttccggttcatgaaccggcggttccgaaccgccggttaaccgccgggccgggtcggtttgtgcatgcctaactGGAACAAAAGAATAAGGGAAGCAGTTCTAATGAATTAACAGTAACATAGAAATAAGAAATAGATTATCTTACTTGCATTGACATGGGTGTAAGAGAACTTGGACCAATTATACAATGCTGGAAAGGTTTTGCCCATATGCAAGCAATTGATGAGAAAAAGTAATCAGTAGCAAGGAAAGAACTAAGGACAGAATGTAGCATCATAAGTATACAAGAGAAGGAAAAGGATGTAAAAGCAAACTATCCTAAAAATAGCAAGATATCTTAGAAAGAGCAGCTGAAAATTTAAAAGGAAAAGCATCTTGTGGTCCTACCTTGAGCTACAGACTTCCTTATATATTAAAAGTTACATGCTAAAGAATCAGGGGAACATATTTAAGAACCTTGAAATGTGACACCATAGGTATAAAGGTTAAACAAAGAGATTTTGAATAAGGTCTGAGAGCAGTATATATATGATAAAAGCATCTCGAATTACTTACCTGCAACCAAGTTCTGAAACAACAATGGAACACactaaaaaaattatcatattaGTTTGAAACAGTCAACAGTCATTTGAATATTCATATAGTGGGAGAAACTGACAATCCAAAAAAACAACCTCAGAGTAATTTATAGAATGTTGATTAGACTAGATCAGCTATGAAACTGGCAAGAAGCTAGCAGAATGATCAGTAATGTAATATTTACGAAGTTATACTATTAGTCACGGTTGCATCTTTTCCTCCTGACAAACACCAAAAAATGTAGAAAAGGTGGCCGCATATGGTCCAATACCATAGATTTAGAAAAATGGGAGACAAGAAAGATAGGACAGGACCTATTAATCAAGAAGCAAACCCATAACAAGTAAAATGCATCTTCATAAATAATTCTAATCTTCCTATACCTAAGAGGTGACTTGAGTTACCAATGTCCATATTAATCACAGATTCACAGCAGGGGTGCATATACTCAATGGCAATATATTCACTTGACATATCCCAATCTGAAATTGGATGAAATTAAAAGTAAAAAGACCAGACTCCCCACTTCTAATATAGGAAACAATCAACTTAGCCAAAGTTTTCAGGATTTCTTCCTTTTTACAGAAACACTAATTTCACTTCAATCCTTACATCCTAAAGttacataaaaaaacacaagtTCATAAGATGGATTACTGATCGAGACCACCAAACAAGATATCCACCACTTTCCATTgaaaaaaaacttaaataatACTAATTGTTAGTATTGTCTTGCTCATAGCAGTTATATGATAATGCTCAAAAGCATACACGCAATTCATTGTATAAAATAAAAGGCAAATTTTCATATTCCAAGaaggaaaattaaaaaaaaacaaatttatgcTCTAATTCCTTCCATCATTCATGAATCCATTCAATGAAACACGGTCGAGATAAATGACTAAATTGGAGTAGAAACGAGGAAGCCACGTTTGCGAACGCAGCCACAGCGGTTGTGACATATAACTAATTAGAGAATAATTGGTGATTGAGATAGAAATAAATGGCGAGCGATTGACTCTGACATGAGTTGGGAATAGATTCATGAGGTTTAGAAAGAGGGGTTTAATTTGGATGATGACACGAAACTGAAAAAACGCACCATTATATTTATACGAGCAATTTccctcaaattttataattctCCACTTTCCCAATTCAGTAATTTATCTCTGAAGAATTGTGTACTTTCCCAATTCAGTAATTCTCCACTTTCCCAATTCATGAGTTCTTTTCATTTGATGTTTCTCCTTTcattattctctttctttaGTCATTGAATTGAATCTAGTAGtagtatagtggagtagtatatttttggtatatttataattttttttagtagcTCAATATTCCATGTTATCCCAATTGAGAAAATATGATCAAAAGTGATTCaatgctttttttttttctttttctaaaatACTTGTTCAATGTACTCCATTAATGTAGTACATATAGTTTTTTAGTTTGGAAAGCTTGTAAGATTTAAATGTGTGAAGTGGGCTTGGCAATATTTTGATCACGTTGTGTTTTAATCCAACCATAAGATTGGGTAAATGAGGCTTGTCAATTAGGCCAAGTTGGGAGTTCCCATCAAGCCAAACTATTCCACACTTTCAATACACGAATATATTAGAAATGTTGTCCCTCGCCTTAATCACTCAAACAAAAATGCAAGTTTTTTGGCTTGGAGGGGATAAACCTTTGTTGAAAGAATATAACTGAGGTATTAATCGAAACATGTTGCTACCTTatattattcatatttcatGTTAACTTTATAATATGGCTAATTCCTATTTGTGTATTTTCCATCATTTTGGTACTCTCTTAATTATGAGTGCTGTTCGATTTTATGTTATTGCTGATTCTAATTCGTGCTCTCATATATTCTATGTTCGAGATGATATGGCcaggaaattaaattatactttgatttattttaattgacgTTTTACAAATTCATAAagaaaattcataatttaatcGATATAATATTTTCCCAATTAACGTCTCTGAATCATATGattaatttttataaggttGTTGAAATGTATTAGACTTGTGTTGTTGAAATTGAAGGTTAACtaacatgcatatatatataagtggaaaAAGGAAATGGGTTCTTAATTATGATTATATCACTGTAACATCTCGATTACGtaacattattttaatatgaaaGGAAACTTAAAAATTATGTTTCAATTATACTTAGATTAATTTACACATAATATTCtgttaattaaaattgaaaattcgtggacaaaaattttattttcgaTAAGCGACAACATTATTACTATTCTTTTTTCTAATAGAGTACTCCACTTTTCTAACAATATACACGAGTGACAGGTTTAATTTCATTCCCATACATAACATATTCCTACATCCTACTAATATAAGATCGTCCACAAACAGAATAAGAAGATCATATGTACACattattttacatttattttgaaaaaacataaaataatggaaacagaaaaaaatgcaccaaattatattttcattatgCTCCATTTTGTTAGCTCAATATATGCAAAATAGGTCACTACAACTCACTTGCGATTTATTAAAAGATTGTTTTATACTATTTCGTATAAACAAAAATCTCAAGATAACCGCCATATTTTAATAGCTAGTATAATCCAAAAcaaactaagagcatccgcaacggcgGCCATCAcggcggatgtccgaccggcgTGTCAgaagtccgcgcgggacgtccgccattaggcagcagAGAGGCGGACGTGGACGTGcgttgcggacaccggagttccgcggcattcCGGGGACGTTCGTCGTGACGTCCaccattgcggtgccacgacggacgtcccggctgacgtcccgatttttttttaactatgtatttttttaataattatgtatgtttttttattttaaataaagtggttgcattattcgtgtcgaaattttaattccgtaaattatttaatttggtgaatttgtgaatttttattattgtggatctccgtcgggatgtccttggggatgtccgccattgtgcagtgggatgtcattatgacgtgacagtgcagtgggatgCCCTGATGACGTGgcaagaggtgtttttgggaagtccgtcgggacatcTGTCCCACTGTGGATGTTCTAAAAATGATCACCGTTTTATCTAAAAATAACCATTGTATGTAGTTCCGTTTTATCTAAAAATAATCATTGTATTTAGTTTATCCAGCTCATTAAGATTCAATTTTGCATCGATCACAGCCCTACAATATATATAGGGtataaatcataaaaatgatCAGGTTAAACGTAAGAAAATAATTGATACTTTTGTCTAAATCAAGTGTCAATGAGACATTGGATACATTCATAGATTGAGCAAATAAAATGAGTGGTGAATAATACACTTAGACCAAGTATTAAGTAcattattaaaaaagaattaattaacCGTAACCAAATCTTAACGCCGTATATCATGCATCTATCCAACAATAAatataggcatgcatccatcgGTTCACAAAATTTGCAGATACAAAGGTTTATGATAATTCAAAGCTGCCTCATTTCAATCTAGCCTTCTTCCTAAATTTTCACTCTTTAGATAAATTCGTTCACTTCCATGTTTCAACCTTCCCATTTTGAAATAAGAGCTAGCTTACATAAAAGCCCTACCTATAGTTAAGCCCAATTTGGTGATCATTTggctttatttttcattttattttaataaatgttagtTCTAATACTAATGCAAATCTGAGAGTGAAAAATCAGTGAGTTTCACAATGAATATCTTCCTCTATTTTAATTGTCGTGCGACGtttcatatttcatttatttttatcttcCAGTTATTGAGAATTATGAATGTAGAAAGTTCGAACATCGAAGCCCCGCCGGTGCCGGGAAATGATGCATCCAAATTCGATGAAGATGGGCATCCAAAAAGAACtggtaaatttcatttttatttttatttgataattttcttgttctctgtaTATTTGGTTCTGAGCAAATGATTTTATTGTTATTCTGTATGATTCAATAAAAACAATCTGTTAAATCGGTGGTTTCTATTGGAGTGCGAAAAAGGAACGGTGTGGTCAGCAGGGGCCCACATAATAACAGCAGTTATCGGGTCGGGTGTATTGACATTGGCATGGGCCATCGCTCAAATGGGTTGGATTGTAGGGCTGACTGTACTCCTGGCCTTCTCAATTATCACTATGTTCACCTCGACCTTACTCGCCGACTGCTATCGCGCCGCTGACGGCACCAGAAATTACGTCTACAAAGACGCCGTCAAATCCTATCTAGGTAAAATAAAATCTCACTAATGCTTCATTTCACAATCTCACAGTAATCACCTGATGTGATGCAGGAGGCATCAAATATAAGTTTTGCGGGGTGGTTCAATACAGCTATCTTGTCGGTGTGACGATTGGATACTCGATCACAACCGCTATCAGCTTGGTGTAAGCCTGCAATTTGCGTTTCTCTCTTGTCTCTCACTTTCTCTTCATAGATACTACTCTTGTTTTTGTAGGGCGATGAAAAAATCATTGTGCTTTCACAAGCATGGACACAACCATGATTGCACATTGTCCAACAATCCTTTCATTGTGCTATTCGGATTGATACAAATAGTTATCTCCCAAGTCCCCAACTTTCACGAGCTCGCATTTCTCTCCTTCATCGCGGCCATTATGTCATTCAGCTACGCCTCCATCGGCCTCGGCCTCTCCATCGCCAAGATCACGGGGAAAAAACACGCCCCCACTAGCATCACAGGAAAACCGATCACCGATTCCTACTCCGCCGAGGAGAAGATGTGGAGCTGCTTCGCCGCGATCGGGAACATCGCATTCGCCTACGCCTTCGCCGTCGTCCTGATCGAGATCCAAGACACGATCCGATCAGGAGCGCCGGAGAGCAAGGTGATGAAACGCGCCTCCGTCGTCGGGATCCTAATCTCGACGGTTTTCTACATGCTGTGCGGCGTGCTAGGGTACGCCGCCTTCGGCAACGCCGCTCCGGGGAACTTCCTGACCGGGTACGGCTTTTACGATCCGTACTGGCTGATCTTAACGGCGAATCTGTTCATCGCCATCCACCTGTTCGGGGCGTACCAGGTTTTCGCCCAGCCGGTCTTCGGGGCGGTGGAGGGGTGGTGCAGGCGGAGGTGGCCGGGGAACACGTTCGTGAGCAAGGAGCACAAGTTGGGGAGATTGAGGGTGAATCTTTTTCGGGTGGTGTGGCGGAGTGTGTACGTGGTGTTCACGACGCTGGtggcgatgctgctgccgtttTTCAATGATTTTGTGGGGCTGCTGGGTGCGATATCGTTCTGGCCACTGGCGGTGTTCTTCCCAATCGAGATGTACATGGTGAGGGCCAAGATCTCGCGGTGGTCGTGCCGGGGGTTCTTCCTGCAGGTTCTTAGCGGATTCTGCCTTGTCGCTTCGCTGCTCGCTGGCGCCGGGTCTATTAGGGGGCTTGTTCACTCCCTCAGAACCTTCGAGCTTCTGCAGTCGCGATCGTGATTGTTGGATTGGTTGACATTAATAAATTATATCATTTCGATTCTGTATTTGTATATATGTACATATTGTGATTAATTGGTGATTATGTTATACTATCTGTTTAGTAcaaaatattatcgttattcACATATTTAACTTATACAAATTGGTAAATGACACCAGatttaatacacaattgataAAAGTAAAGAGGGGAAATGATGGAAGTAGTATTTAGTGGATTGTCAGATCCACactattagtagtgtttaaaatttttcatttttaaaattaatctaCTTTTGGTGGACTATTTAAAAGagtaaaattagtctatttttgaGTGACATATATCTTGTTTAGTATAGTCTAACAATTCTTACTCAACTCTATGAAATGTGTGCTTCTGTCCACCTTATTATGTGTACTGATGGTCGAACAATATTTTGTGGTGTGTTATGTGAATggagaaaataataaaagatataaagagaaaataaagtagataagagtatttatattttaacaaaaaatagaaaTCGACAACAACTGCAGGCACTTCAGGCCGAGCCAAGAGAGGACCCGACTTCGCCCCCACACACACAACAATACCATTGCTACGACAATGCTGCTTGGAAAGTAGAGGACAGGGACGGAGATAGCATATGCGAAGCCGCCGCttcagcgggggcttggcccgCCGTCCTCCTTGTTTCATCTATAATGTTTTTGGATTTTGTTTCTAAAGAGAGATGGACGGGAGAAAGAAGATGcaaaagagagaaagaggaaaagAATAACAGAGGAGTATAATTATGACCTAGGGAACAGAAACCACTCGTTTATAATATCCCTTTTCTTGTTTTGTGTGATTAGGAGTATATATATGATTTCTTAATTATTGTGATTATTAGTTTATGAATATACTGCCATCTTGTTcttcttatttttaaaaaatgttttaagAATCAATTACTACTTGTATCATTTGAAATGTTAcgtatcaatttatttattaatttttttgtttacgatattttgttaaatattttctcactcttactttcCCCAATCATAAATAATAAGAGtcttttttaattaaagataacacattttctcattcttacttttccctttctcctattttattatctttaatttttcatctttcctactttattactccatttgtcacatttcatttttaccataaatagtaagtaagtctcacattctactaactcacttcactcacattttattatgaaactaatataaaaaagtgggtcatatattccactaactttttcaatctaccattatttacatttcttaaaattcgtgcctaCAATAGGAGTGACTCCCACTATTGTGGGATGTAGTgagtatctttttatttaatatacatcttttttcttaatctttgtgccgaaaagaaatgcatcaCGCATCCTGCCATATTTGTTGTAAAATTTCAGCACCGGCTCATTTTCTGTTCTAGTTCTGTCCCTGGTAGAGGACGTATGTGGTAGATGAGAATTAACTGGAAGGGGTTAAGGAGTATCAGTACAATTTCGGGACGAAAATTTTATTAGAATAGATAGGGAGTAACCGAATTTCGCATTTGTTTCTTCTACTTTAAGGACGATGAAGAAAATTTCGTTTTGTGGAAATAAATGAGAACGATGTTTAGCAAGTCGTCAATTaatttttgaagcatgtttgttgCAAGAGAAAACCGAACAAAGCAAATTAATAAAACTATTAACTTGGGCTGACCCAAGTAAAATTAAACCAAAGTCCAAATGTCAAAGTAATTACAAAAAATGGGCCATTAATTTACAACCATTTTGGAGCCCAATACATCGAATAATTTGGTTGAGCCCAAATATTCCTCCTTCACATAAGTTGCGCCTTTTCTCATTCACCAGCAAACTAAGAATGTGTTGCAGAAGACTTGATACAGACGGATGAATGATGCCACAAACAAGGTGGATGAACCGTTTAATAAGTCGTGGATGGAAATGACTGACTCCATAAACGAGTGTGTGAGTTTGTTTTGTAAGTCAGTTAAAAGTAACAATGAATTGAATCAATTGATGATTCAAGAGAGATCAACTCACGataaaatattttgataaaTGTTTGTTTTTCATCCATCTCTTATGGTGGGGTCTTTATATAGACGCTAATTCTAAgacataagaaaataaaactaaaggAAACAAAAtaggaaagaaataaaataaaagagattcACAATTGATAGGAGAGCAAAGAATATCAAAACTAATTAATATTGGTCAATAACATTCCATTTATTATTCTAATTAACTAGAAAagcaaataaatattaaaatatttaaagaattaatttaagaaaccctaatttataGAAGGAAAAAAATCATTGCTAATTAATGTCAAATCCTTTTATTTtcactacaacaaaaaaaccgctaaagatatttttaatacacttaAGGATGCTAATTTGTGTTTTTTAAATATACGACCAACGATTCAAAAAACGTCTTTATTGGTAGTTTTCCAACTAAAATTTGAGGACGCAAATGAAATcgttccaaaaaaataaaagattaagttaatttgtccTTAATTTAGGAACACTTTCTTTTGCGTctcaaattgttgttatttttaaaaaaatttcaaatccaGTTATTGTGTCTCAATTTTTGTGTccttaaaaaaattgtttttagtttttgttaaaTTACATGTTattaaatatactccatatgtcCCATTTATTAAGATGTCCATATCTTCTTATTACTCTGTTAAATGTCcattttatatttcaaaaatctCTTTTCTCTCACCTCGCTAAAATAAATTcagttaattattttttctatcttttatgAAGTATAGCAATTCAATCTAAAATCTAGTTCTAGTTAAGAATTTGGTTGTTTTAAATAGGACGAATGACCGCAATGTTTTTTGTGAGGAGGCGAATAATCTCTGACAGGCGTTTAAGTTGTAACATATGATTTCTGCTCCCCGACCCCATTATTTTGCCATATATATAGCTTGGTTTCAAAACTTGTAGCTCCCACTTAATGACCATATCCCTTCTACCTTTCCTTAACTATGTAATCACAACTATTACATTTCTATATTCCATTTATGTATTATTAGTTTAACTAATATTTCAAGACTAGCTATTATAAACTGGATTACTATAGTGTATATAGCGATACAGAACATGCTTATACAGTCATACTGAGTTTGAATTTGTAAAAGCGCACACACACTGTTCTTCATATATTTAACATAAcagaattaattaaaatatgttcgtagattcaaaataaataaataaaaaaaactacaaagaGTACATTGATCAGTAAATTACACGGAGTAAATCCATTTGAGACtttcgattaaaaaaaaaagtttgctAGTGAGAACTTAACGATCTATACTCTAAATATCCATTCCTTGTAGATGAACCTAACTCAACGTTCATTTGAATTTAAACCCTTAGTTAGCCATTCATTATTCGTGGTATCTACACTCCAATCTTGGAGTTTATTTGAAAGCGGGGTGTAAACTGCAATTATTTAACACTTGGCAAGAAAACGAGTAAATTTGGACAGAATCAACTGCATTAATTACTCAAATATTTGTTTCCATTTACACAGTCGTTCTATTCTTGCAATCAAAGATTATAAAGATCCCCTAATTTTGCCCTAAACCTTTAGTTTGTTAACTCCTCTTCCAAAAACCAACCTTCCATTTCTCCAAATTCTCCAAATCCTCCAAATCAAATAAGTTAACAACAAAGATGGTGATCTTGAAAGAGAGCGGCGGGAAGAAGACGACGCAGGGGCGGAAGAAGATCGAGATCAAGAAGATTGAGAACTTGAGCAATCGCCAAGTCACCTTCTCGAAACGGCGGTTGGGGCTGTTCAAGAAGGCGAGCGAGCTGTGCGTCCTGTGCGGCGCGGAGATCGCCATCGTCGTCCACTCCCTCGGCAAGCGCGTCTTCTCCTTCAATCACCCCTCCACCGGCGCCGTCATCGACCGCTACCTCGGCGGCGAGAGGGAATTCGACGCCGCCCCCGCGGTCAACACCAGGGAATTCAACCGCCACTACTCTGACGTGTCCAATCAGTTGGAGCTGGAGAAGCAGCGGAGGGACTTGATTGAGGAGGCCAAGAGGGCGGAGGGCGGAGGAGAAGTGTTCTGGTGGCATCAGGGTGTGGAGGAGATGGAATTGAATGAATTGGAGCAGTACGCGGAGGCGCTCGATGAGCTCTTGAAGAATGTCGACCTGAGGACTAATGATCTCATGATTTCGCACTTGCTTCCGTCGGCGGTCGCCTCCGACGATGCGGCGGCGGGGGGGCTGTGTGTGGCTCAGAATCAGATGGGGAATAATTTCGATTACGAGAATTTCATTGCTCCTAATCAAGGGCTGGACAT contains:
- the LOC121804302 gene encoding amino acid permease 8-like, whose translation is MGSGALNDASKFDEDGHPKRTGTVWSAGAHIITAVIGSGVLTLAWAIAQMGWIVGLTVLLAFSIITMFTSTLLADCYRAADGTRNYVYKDAVKSYLGGIKYKFCGVVQYSYLVGVTIGYSITTAISLVAMKKSLCFHKHGHNHDCTLSNNPFIVLFGLIQIVISQVPNFHELAFLSFIAAIMSFSYASIGLGLSIAKITGKKHAPTSITGKPITDSYSAEEKMWSCFAAIGNIAFAYAFAVVLIEIQDTIRSGAPESKVMKRASVVGILISTVFYMLCGVLGYAAFGNAAPGNFLTGYGFYDPYWLILTANLFIAIHLFGAYQVFAQPVFGAVEGWCRRRWPGNTFVSKEHKLGRLRVNLFRVVWRSVYVVFTTLVAMLLPFFNDFVGLLGAISFWPLAVFFPIEMYMVRAKISRWSCRGFFLQVLSGFCLVASLLAGAGSIRGLVHSLRTFELLQSRS
- the LOC121796086 gene encoding agamous-like MADS-box protein AGL62 is translated as MVILKESGGKKTTQGRKKIEIKKIENLSNRQVTFSKRRLGLFKKASELCVLCGAEIAIVVHSLGKRVFSFNHPSTGAVIDRYLGGEREFDAAPAVNTREFNRHYSDVSNQLELEKQRRDLIEEAKRAEGGGEVFWWHQGVEEMELNELEQYAEALDELLKNVDLRTNDLMISHLLPSAVASDDAAAGGLCVAQNQMGNNFDYENFIAPNQGLDMVGFEGRKTSSPAWLNY